The proteins below come from a single Oxobacter pfennigii genomic window:
- the ftsE gene encoding cell division ATP-binding protein FtsE: MIELTHISKIYNENIMALSNINLRIDKGEFVFLVGPSGAGKSTFIKMMLKEIDPTSGNIIVNNVNLSKLKRREIPYYRRNIGMVFQDFRLIPEMTVYENVSFAMHVIEASSRDIRRRVPLVLSMVGLSKKANSLPGQLSGGEQQRVSLARAIVNNPSVLIADEPTGNLDPETSRGIMELLKDINNSGTTVIMATHAKDIVDSMKKRVVALEKGVLIRDEQKGGYGYED, from the coding sequence ATGATAGAATTGACGCATATATCCAAAATATATAATGAAAATATAATGGCACTTTCCAATATAAACCTAAGGATTGATAAAGGCGAATTCGTATTTCTGGTAGGCCCCAGCGGAGCCGGAAAGTCTACATTCATCAAAATGATGCTCAAGGAAATAGACCCCACTTCAGGCAATATCATTGTCAACAACGTAAACCTCTCCAAATTAAAAAGAAGAGAAATTCCATATTACAGAAGGAACATCGGCATGGTGTTTCAGGATTTCAGGCTCATTCCGGAAATGACGGTATATGAAAATGTATCCTTTGCCATGCATGTTATAGAAGCATCTTCTAGGGATATAAGGAGGAGGGTGCCCCTGGTATTGAGTATGGTGGGCTTAAGCAAAAAAGCCAATTCATTGCCCGGGCAATTATCCGGGGGGGAGCAGCAGAGGGTATCACTTGCAAGAGCCATTGTTAACAATCCTTCCGTACTTATAGCGGACGAGCCTACGGGAAATTTGGACCCCGAAACATCCCGGGGTATCATGGAGCTTTTAAAGGATATAAATAATTCCGGAACTACTGTGATTATGGCAACCCATGCAAAAGACATTGTGGACAGTATGAAGAAAAGAGTTGTAGCCCTTGAAAAGGGAGTCCTTATAAGGGATGAACAAAAAGGGGGTTATGGATATGAAGATTAA
- a CDS encoding murein hydrolase activator EnvC family protein, which produces MKGKKLLVLLLVAAMTVVFNAAAFADELTEKQNNYDKIQDKIEGAKDEYDSLEDQVAADQKQVKALEQDIETVEYDITEMEGRIADVQQIINVTTKELDAAIEDYNSQDELMKKRINALYKNGTSMGYLEVLVESSSFSDFVTRADIMQKVVDYDMSMLEEMKAKREEINNKKIKLEQDKAELVALKANLDQKKKELVSKNNERKSRIVALEKKQAELKNFIEQEEAAAKKLEEEIKLLLSSQGVYDGSKYAIVRKSDFPSGSSPRITSYYGSRIDPITGKAGAFHSGVDIGTARLTNIPVYAMAPGKVILSKYYGGYGNAVVIDHGSGFSTLYAHNNKLLVSVGQTVLGGQKIALSGSTGRSTGPHIHFGAMQDGNYIDSLPYLLIGN; this is translated from the coding sequence TTGAAAGGAAAGAAGCTATTGGTTTTACTTCTGGTTGCAGCCATGACGGTGGTTTTCAATGCTGCGGCTTTTGCAGACGAGCTTACGGAAAAGCAAAACAATTATGATAAAATACAAGATAAAATTGAAGGCGCAAAAGATGAATACGACAGCCTGGAGGACCAGGTTGCAGCAGATCAAAAGCAGGTAAAGGCACTGGAACAGGATATCGAAACTGTGGAATATGATATAACTGAAATGGAAGGAAGAATAGCCGATGTGCAGCAAATAATAAATGTGACAACAAAAGAGCTGGATGCTGCCATTGAAGATTACAACAGCCAGGACGAACTCATGAAAAAGAGAATAAACGCATTGTACAAGAACGGCACATCCATGGGCTACCTTGAGGTGCTGGTTGAATCCTCAAGCTTCTCCGACTTCGTAACTAGGGCTGATATCATGCAAAAAGTAGTGGATTATGATATGAGTATGCTGGAGGAAATGAAGGCTAAAAGGGAAGAAATAAACAACAAAAAGATTAAGCTGGAGCAGGACAAGGCTGAATTAGTAGCATTGAAAGCAAATCTGGACCAGAAGAAAAAAGAGCTTGTAAGCAAAAACAATGAGAGAAAAAGCAGAATTGTAGCTTTGGAAAAGAAGCAGGCCGAGCTTAAGAATTTTATAGAGCAGGAAGAAGCAGCTGCTAAAAAGTTAGAAGAGGAAATTAAGCTTCTATTGAGCAGCCAGGGAGTATATGACGGCAGCAAGTATGCTATTGTAAGAAAGTCCGACTTCCCCAGCGGCTCATCCCCCAGAATAACCTCTTATTACGGCAGCAGGATAGACCCCATAACAGGAAAAGCAGGGGCTTTCCATTCGGGGGTAGACATTGGCACGGCACGCTTGACTAATATTCCCGTATATGCCATGGCACCGGGCAAAGTAATACTTTCAAAATATTACGGAGGCTATGGTAATGCTGTGGTTATAGATCATGGAAGCGGTTTTTCCACCCTTTATGCACATAATAATAAGCTGCTGGTGTCAGTTGGACAAACAGTCCTTGGAGGACAGAAAATTGCCTTATCAGGAAGCACTGGAAGATCCACCGGGCCGCATATACATTTCGGCGCTATGCAAGACGGCAATTATATTGATTCTCTTCCTTATTTATTGATAGGAAATTAA
- a CDS encoding type II toxin-antitoxin system PemK/MazF family toxin: protein MTVKRGDIYYADLSPVIGSEQGGVRPVLVVQNDIGNKYSPTVIVAAITSQINKAKLPTHIEISSDEYGLNKDSVILLEQVRTIDKKRLKEKIGHINEQIMLSVNEGLQISFGLKDI from the coding sequence ATGACGGTGAAACGAGGAGATATATATTATGCTGATCTAAGCCCGGTCATCGGCTCTGAACAGGGTGGGGTAAGGCCCGTGCTTGTAGTTCAGAACGATATAGGCAACAAGTATAGCCCTACGGTAATTGTAGCAGCAATCACATCCCAGATTAATAAAGCAAAGCTGCCAACCCATATAGAAATTAGTTCTGATGAATACGGGTTAAACAAAGATTCAGTCATATTACTCGAACAGGTAAGGACCATCGATAAGAAAAGGCTTAAAGAGAAAATAGGCCACATAAATGAGCAGATTATGCTCAGTGTAAACGAAGGATTACAAATAAGTTTCGGCTTGAAGGATATATAA
- a CDS encoding PDZ domain-containing protein: protein MDILAMLKICFSAVASAVLMPDANLWFILLLMVIYFQYKKNIRLQEIVYGKPKYDLTNLMVTSVLSGIAAGLIISMPMTIIGISFSRDMGLQYLILISLVLMFIEPRFLCFSYSGGILSLVSLIFGIKGIDPTGIMILVASLHLMEALLIYVDGFRGAVPVFYERKNGEITGGFSMQRYWPVPIALIVFMGYEQVTGDVVATPSWWPIIRPFMDPERMQEALFVALPLTAILGHGSFTASYMPKDKCKDTSFKLAVFALMLLILSILSSFIYVFKYIAALFAPLAHEFLIQLDRKQELERAPLFSSSPEGIKVLDTIPDGPGEKMGIKPGDTVMSINNKSVKTEEDMDEFFKDYVSFIWVDVKDIKGDIKTLEFKNYNEGIDSLELICIPGSNSNNRIMVKESRSILKRLFNKES, encoded by the coding sequence ATGGATATACTTGCTATGCTGAAGATATGCTTTAGCGCGGTAGCATCTGCAGTCCTGATGCCTGATGCAAATCTCTGGTTTATATTATTATTGATGGTTATTTATTTTCAATATAAAAAAAATATCAGGCTGCAGGAGATAGTGTACGGCAAGCCTAAATATGACTTGACTAATCTTATGGTAACTTCGGTATTGTCGGGTATTGCAGCCGGCCTTATAATAAGCATGCCCATGACCATAATCGGTATTTCCTTCAGCCGGGATATGGGCCTTCAGTACTTAATATTGATATCTCTGGTTTTGATGTTTATAGAACCCAGATTTTTATGCTTCTCATATTCCGGAGGGATACTTTCATTAGTAAGCTTAATATTTGGTATAAAGGGAATTGACCCTACCGGAATAATGATTCTGGTAGCATCGTTGCACCTCATGGAAGCTTTGCTTATCTATGTTGATGGCTTTCGCGGAGCAGTGCCGGTATTTTATGAGAGAAAGAACGGCGAAATAACCGGCGGCTTTTCCATGCAGCGATATTGGCCGGTGCCCATAGCCCTCATAGTTTTCATGGGTTATGAGCAAGTTACGGGAGACGTGGTAGCCACCCCAAGCTGGTGGCCTATCATTCGGCCTTTTATGGATCCGGAGCGCATGCAGGAAGCTTTATTTGTTGCTCTTCCCCTAACGGCAATATTGGGACATGGTTCCTTTACGGCATCCTACATGCCTAAGGATAAATGTAAAGATACATCTTTCAAGCTTGCCGTATTTGCACTCATGCTCTTGATACTTTCAATACTTTCTTCATTTATATATGTATTTAAATATATTGCCGCGCTTTTCGCACCTCTTGCCCATGAGTTTTTGATACAGCTGGACAGGAAGCAGGAATTGGAGCGAGCGCCCCTTTTTTCATCATCACCGGAAGGTATAAAGGTATTGGATACAATACCTGATGGTCCCGGAGAAAAGATGGGTATAAAACCAGGAGATACAGTAATGTCTATCAACAATAAAAGCGTAAAAACAGAAGAGGATATGGATGAATTTTTCAAGGACTATGTATCCTTTATTTGGGTGGATGTCAAGGATATAAAGGGAGATATAAAGACACTGGAATTTAAAAATTATAATGAGGGTATTGATTCACTGGAGCTTATATGCATACCCGGAAGCAACAGCAATAACAGGATAATGGTTAAAGAAAGCAGAAGTATCTTAAAAAGATTGTTCAATAAGGAAAGCTAA
- a CDS encoding bifunctional ADP-dependent NAD(P)H-hydrate dehydratase/NAD(P)H-hydrate epimerase, which yields MKIADSKEMKAIDNYAIQNFGIPGIVLMENAAIKVAKHVLGAIFRLKGKRITLICGKGNNGGDGFAVARLLYVSGIKIDVYLIGNDKDIKGDALINYKILNNIGLKVTSIDAQNLAELYDNLKSCDIIIDAILGTGTRGEVTGLYKKSIDLINGSQAYVISVDIPSGIDADTGKILGTAVRADKTVTFVIPKIGLYTYPGAAFTGEIAVEDISIPCEAIEKQNISVNLLTPEYIKGLLPVRRKDTNKGSYGRAVIIGGSENMMGAPAMSGLAALKSGAGIVEVCVPQSIKERVAPVLMEAIVHGLDEKDGTISLSSLDKIKNIIKKASSLSIGPGISKSDDLKKLLFSLIEFSDIPLIIDADGLNILSEDTSILRKAKGQIIITPHPGEMSRLIGKSIDYIQINRTECAREFSSIYNVITLLKGTNTIIAQPSGEVYINPTGNPGMAKGGSGDVLTGIISSFAAMGLKPIGAVNAGVYIHGLAGDLASKELGEYGMKAGDIIEFIPAAIKSIMLYEVITKK from the coding sequence ATGAAGATAGCTGATTCCAAGGAAATGAAGGCAATTGACAATTATGCCATACAGAATTTTGGAATCCCCGGCATAGTGCTGATGGAAAATGCCGCTATAAAGGTGGCAAAGCATGTATTAGGGGCCATTTTTAGGCTTAAAGGCAAAAGAATTACCCTTATCTGCGGAAAAGGAAACAACGGCGGCGACGGCTTTGCTGTTGCCAGGCTGCTTTATGTTTCCGGTATAAAGATTGATGTTTATCTTATAGGGAATGATAAAGACATCAAAGGAGATGCTCTTATAAATTACAAAATATTAAATAATATAGGGCTTAAGGTTACTTCTATAGATGCTCAAAATCTTGCAGAGCTTTACGATAATTTAAAAAGCTGTGATATTATAATAGATGCTATTTTAGGTACAGGAACCAGGGGGGAGGTTACGGGATTATATAAGAAATCAATTGATTTAATCAATGGATCACAGGCGTATGTTATATCTGTTGATATTCCCTCGGGGATTGATGCCGATACTGGAAAAATATTAGGCACAGCAGTCAGGGCAGATAAAACTGTGACCTTTGTAATTCCAAAAATCGGTCTATATACATATCCTGGAGCAGCCTTCACGGGAGAAATTGCGGTGGAGGATATATCAATTCCATGTGAAGCAATTGAAAAGCAGAATATATCCGTAAACCTTCTGACTCCCGAATATATAAAAGGCCTGCTGCCTGTAAGGCGGAAGGATACCAATAAGGGAAGCTACGGAAGGGCTGTTATAATAGGAGGCTCTGAAAATATGATGGGGGCTCCCGCCATGTCAGGACTTGCCGCCCTTAAAAGCGGTGCGGGAATTGTGGAAGTTTGCGTACCCCAATCCATTAAGGAAAGAGTTGCTCCTGTATTAATGGAAGCAATTGTACATGGGCTTGATGAAAAAGACGGCACAATTTCTTTAAGTTCCCTTGATAAAATAAAGAATATCATAAAAAAGGCATCCAGCCTTTCAATTGGACCCGGAATTTCAAAAAGTGACGATTTAAAAAAGCTTCTCTTTTCCCTTATCGAATTTTCTGATATACCCTTAATTATAGATGCCGACGGACTTAATATTCTATCTGAAGATACAAGCATTCTAAGAAAGGCTAAGGGCCAGATTATCATAACTCCCCATCCGGGAGAAATGTCCAGACTTATTGGAAAAAGCATTGATTACATCCAGATAAACCGGACTGAATGTGCAAGGGAATTTTCCTCCATATACAATGTAATTACCCTGTTAAAGGGTACAAATACAATTATTGCACAGCCTTCCGGGGAAGTTTATATAAATCCTACCGGCAACCCCGGAATGGCAAAGGGAGGTTCCGGCGATGTATTGACAGGCATCATATCCTCTTTTGCGGCTATGGGATTAAAGCCTATAGGCGCAGTAAATGCCGGCGTATATATACATGGATTGGCCGGTGATTTAGCCTCAAAGGAATTGGGGGAATACGGCATGAAAGCAGGAGATATTATTGAATTTATTCCTGCGGCTATAAAATCAATAATGCTTTACGAGGTAATAACAAAGAAATAA
- the alr gene encoding alanine racemase has product MFKDFRPIWAEINLDNFDHNIKSIKNLIGKNTELISVIKADGYGHGAIELAQICLENHVEWMAVAILDEALELRAAGIKNPILILGYTPYNMAEVIVNSGLSQTCYSYELAKSLSEAAVKLGKIAKAHITVDTGMGRLGFLPHEESADIIKEISCLPNLKIEGLYTHFATADEKDKEYANNQYERYNEFLRMLEARGIEVSMKHAGNSAALMDLPHTNLDAVRPGIIQYGLYPSDQVFKERLKLKPVMSIKANIVHVKEVDAGTPISYGRKFITERKSKIATLPLGYADGFTRLLFGKAHVIVNGKYAPIVGRICMDQCMVDVTDIKEVNVGDEVIIMGSDGNLEISADDIAAALGTINYEIVCMVSRRVPRVYIRKGEIVKVKNYLVR; this is encoded by the coding sequence ATGTTTAAAGATTTCAGGCCGATATGGGCAGAAATAAACCTTGACAATTTTGATCATAATATCAAGTCTATAAAAAATCTGATAGGAAAAAATACTGAATTAATAAGCGTCATAAAGGCTGACGGATACGGTCACGGAGCAATTGAGCTTGCACAAATCTGCCTTGAAAACCATGTGGAATGGATGGCGGTAGCTATTTTGGATGAAGCGCTGGAGCTACGGGCGGCAGGTATTAAAAACCCCATATTGATATTAGGTTACACGCCTTATAATATGGCAGAGGTTATTGTGAATTCCGGCTTAAGCCAGACCTGCTATTCCTATGAGCTGGCTAAATCTTTATCGGAAGCGGCGGTAAAGCTTGGAAAGATTGCAAAAGCCCATATAACCGTGGACACCGGTATGGGCAGGTTAGGCTTTTTGCCTCATGAGGAAAGCGCCGATATAATAAAGGAAATTAGCTGCCTTCCTAACCTTAAGATTGAGGGATTATATACTCATTTTGCAACTGCAGATGAAAAGGATAAGGAGTATGCAAACAATCAATATGAAAGATATAACGAATTCTTAAGAATGCTTGAAGCAAGAGGAATTGAGGTTTCGATGAAGCACGCCGGAAACAGCGCTGCTTTAATGGATCTTCCTCATACCAATCTGGACGCAGTCAGGCCGGGTATAATACAATATGGGCTATACCCATCAGACCAGGTATTTAAAGAAAGGCTTAAATTAAAGCCTGTTATGTCAATTAAAGCAAATATAGTTCATGTCAAGGAAGTCGATGCCGGTACGCCCATAAGCTACGGAAGGAAGTTCATAACAGAGAGAAAGAGCAAAATTGCAACATTGCCATTAGGTTATGCCGACGGTTTTACAAGGCTTCTTTTTGGCAAAGCTCATGTTATAGTCAATGGCAAATATGCTCCCATTGTAGGGAGGATATGCATGGATCAGTGCATGGTAGACGTAACGGATATAAAAGAAGTCAATGTAGGTGACGAAGTAATCATAATGGGCAGCGACGGAAACCTTGAAATTTCCGCAGATGATATTGCAGCAGCACTTGGTACTATTAATTATGAGATAGTATGCATGGTAAGCAGGCGTGTTCCCAGGGTGTATATAAGAAAAGGCGAAATAGTAAAGGTAAAAAATTACCTTGTCAGATAA
- a CDS encoding LolA family protein, which produces MKKFRLYILIILIIILAQGCSKPGEDDFSKAHKMLSGLESYTTTAEIIIRGNKLVGSYIVKQHFKYPDRYRLETVSPDDKRGKITIYDGYGIWIYNPQINQTYTMENFKEVEESGMFPGYFAKNLFSGEEAVYDIMRDGEAEYITIKVLIPGTNPYRKHQILYIDKEKMIPVKMEVLDSSGNTTITVYYRDFKYNEELDEDIFKRMVAESL; this is translated from the coding sequence TTGAAAAAGTTCAGGCTATATATATTGATTATACTGATTATCATATTAGCCCAGGGATGTTCAAAACCGGGAGAGGATGACTTCTCAAAGGCTCACAAAATGCTTTCGGGGCTTGAAAGCTATACCACGACAGCCGAAATTATTATAAGAGGTAATAAATTAGTGGGAAGCTATATAGTGAAGCAGCATTTCAAATACCCTGACAGATACCGATTGGAAACAGTCAGCCCGGATGACAAGCGGGGAAAGATAACCATATATGATGGATATGGTATATGGATATATAACCCCCAGATAAATCAGACATATACTATGGAAAATTTCAAAGAGGTTGAAGAATCGGGTATGTTTCCCGGGTATTTTGCCAAAAACCTTTTTTCGGGTGAAGAAGCAGTGTATGATATAATGAGGGACGGTGAAGCGGAATACATAACCATAAAGGTTTTAATTCCGGGTACCAACCCTTACAGAAAGCACCAAATATTATATATTGATAAAGAAAAGATGATTCCTGTAAAAATGGAAGTATTGGATTCATCGGGGAATACCACCATTACGGTTTATTACAGGGATTTTAAATATAACGAAGAATTGGATGAAGATATATTTAAGAGGATGGTTGCCGAAAGTTTATAG
- a CDS encoding YitT family protein, with protein MKKVMKSYVIITLGIIVVAIAMHFFLIPNDIAAGGVSGLAMIVNSYFSFLDIGLLMLIMNIILFIIAFILLGSSFGIKTIYASLGMSGAIWALEHIYPMQVPLTKDVLLAAFIGTMLSGLGMGMIFNENASTGGTDIIAKIMNRYIHMDIGKSLLASDFIITIMASYTFGVEKGLYALIVVILNGFIIDYSIEGFNIAMQVFIMSSKYDIIAEYIMNELERGVTLFSGEGGFTNKEMKIIYSVISRKEFIKIRDYIKEVDPKAFISVSNAHEVLGEGFKRIDAE; from the coding sequence ATGAAAAAAGTAATGAAAAGTTATGTGATAATAACCCTGGGAATAATAGTTGTGGCTATAGCCATGCACTTTTTTCTCATACCTAATGACATTGCCGCCGGAGGGGTATCCGGGCTGGCTATGATAGTCAACAGTTATTTTTCTTTTCTGGATATAGGGCTTTTAATGCTGATTATGAATATCATCTTATTTATAATAGCCTTTATTCTTTTAGGCAGCAGCTTTGGAATTAAAACCATTTATGCAAGCCTGGGGATGTCAGGCGCCATATGGGCATTAGAGCACATATATCCAATGCAGGTTCCTTTAACGAAAGATGTGCTTCTTGCAGCCTTTATAGGAACTATGCTGTCGGGGTTGGGGATGGGCATGATATTCAATGAAAATGCCTCCACCGGTGGTACGGACATCATAGCTAAAATAATGAACAGGTATATTCACATGGATATAGGCAAATCACTATTGGCTTCGGATTTTATAATCACCATAATGGCTTCCTATACCTTCGGTGTTGAAAAGGGATTATATGCACTAATCGTTGTCATTTTAAACGGATTTATAATAGACTACTCCATAGAGGGCTTCAACATCGCCATGCAGGTATTTATAATGTCTTCAAAATACGATATTATCGCCGAATATATAATGAATGAACTAGAAAGAGGCGTAACATTGTTTTCAGGCGAGGGAGGCTTTACAAACAAGGAAATGAAAATAATTTATTCTGTAATAAGCAGAAAGGAATTTATAAAAATCAGGGATTATATAAAGGAAGTTGATCCAAAGGCCTTCATAAGCGTAAGTAATGCCCATGAAGTCTTAGGCGAAGGCTTTAAAAGAATAGATGCGGAATAA
- a CDS encoding S41 family peptidase, with product MITKRKAILWVVAAVLVTNISTFMLSNFISVGLGNKYIVTEKENELIKKFNKLFVVKDIIEKQYVDPIDESKLIEGAVAGMVQGVNDPYTEYMTPEEYSASTEAMEGEYAGVGLIVTLIDDKVTVVSPIEDTPGYKAGMKSGDVIIGVNDTPTTGKKLNDVVSMMKGKAGTEVKLTVIKNGESSPVEVKIVRENIVLNPVKSEMMGDNIGYIRISTFNQENVADSFNQALQSLKIKKMKGLVLDLRDNGGGLLSECKKVADMLLGEGTIVYTIDNQNRKEVLTSDPNKVDVPIVVLVNGGTASASEIVSGAIKDTKSGTLVGTKTFGKGLVQTIIPLTWDKSAVKVTIARYYTPSGISIQGKGIEPDVVVELPEELQRKSELTRQEDVQLIKALEIVEEQTK from the coding sequence ATGATAACTAAAAGAAAGGCGATTCTTTGGGTAGTTGCTGCAGTACTGGTAACAAATATTTCTACATTCATGTTGTCAAATTTTATATCAGTAGGCTTGGGGAATAAATACATAGTAACGGAAAAAGAAAATGAACTCATAAAAAAGTTTAATAAGCTTTTTGTGGTTAAAGATATAATTGAAAAGCAGTATGTGGACCCTATTGATGAGAGCAAGCTTATAGAGGGTGCGGTAGCAGGTATGGTCCAAGGAGTCAACGACCCCTATACCGAATACATGACCCCTGAAGAATACTCTGCCAGTACTGAAGCCATGGAAGGCGAGTATGCGGGGGTAGGGCTTATTGTCACTCTGATAGACGACAAGGTGACCGTTGTATCCCCCATTGAGGATACTCCGGGATATAAGGCAGGCATGAAATCCGGTGATGTAATAATCGGTGTAAATGATACTCCCACCACAGGTAAAAAGCTCAATGATGTCGTGTCAATGATGAAGGGCAAGGCCGGAACCGAGGTCAAGCTTACGGTTATAAAAAACGGAGAATCTTCTCCTGTTGAAGTTAAAATTGTAAGGGAAAACATTGTACTAAATCCCGTCAAGAGCGAAATGATGGGAGATAATATTGGATATATAAGAATTTCCACCTTTAATCAGGAAAATGTGGCAGACAGCTTCAACCAGGCATTGCAAAGCCTTAAAATCAAGAAAATGAAAGGACTTGTACTTGATTTGAGGGATAACGGCGGCGGACTTTTAAGCGAATGCAAAAAAGTGGCTGATATGCTTTTAGGTGAAGGTACAATAGTATATACCATAGATAACCAGAACAGAAAAGAAGTATTGACATCTGACCCCAATAAAGTAGATGTGCCAATAGTGGTTTTAGTAAACGGCGGTACTGCCAGTGCTTCTGAAATAGTGTCCGGTGCCATAAAAGATACAAAATCAGGCACGCTGGTTGGTACAAAGACCTTCGGAAAAGGCCTTGTTCAAACAATAATACCTCTTACATGGGACAAATCGGCTGTAAAGGTTACAATAGCAAGATATTATACTCCCAGCGGAATATCCATACAGGGAAAGGGTATCGAACCCGATGTGGTGGTGGAGCTTCCCGAAGAATTGCAGAGGAAGTCGGAATTGACACGGCAGGAGGATGTTCAGCTTATTAAAGCCCTTGAGATAGTAGAGGAGCAGACTAAATAA
- a CDS encoding CopG family ribbon-helix-helix protein → MAESKKIIVDLPESMLDEFDEILMKDNKNRSEFIMEAIILYIEEKKKHRLREKMRLGYIEMANMNQEIAEFGFAIDQIDLCKYEARLAECDVIDDDDGETRRYILC, encoded by the coding sequence ATGGCTGAATCAAAAAAAATAATTGTAGATCTCCCCGAGAGTATGCTGGATGAATTTGATGAAATTTTAATGAAAGATAATAAAAATAGAAGTGAATTTATTATGGAAGCTATAATACTATATATTGAGGAGAAAAAAAAACACAGGCTCAGAGAAAAAATGAGACTTGGTTATATTGAAATGGCAAATATGAACCAGGAAATTGCAGAATTTGGTTTTGCCATAGATCAGATAGATCTGTGCAAATATGAAGCAAGGCTTGCGGAGTGTGATGTTATAGATGACGATGACGGTGAAACGAGGAGATATATATTATGCTGA
- the ftsX gene encoding permease-like cell division protein FtsX: MKINTVKYYFKEGIQSIMRNKMMSIASISTVMASLLIFGVFFITLYNVNSVVKDVEGSVEIKVFLKDDITDEQKSDIESRLKLSEGVKEVEFESKRQALENFKEQLGEKADLVADIDPEEVMPNSYIIKMYGPQYVDGVVETLNSMSGIDKINDARSIMDRLIQITSFIKVLGLSLMGILLIVAVFLISNTIKLTVMARRREIGIMKYIGATDWFIRWPFIIEGVFLGTFGALFSAIILGYGYFVAVDATISRFAIIQLVDPFEIVPYLAVMFISVGVVLGSIGSIISLRRFLKV, translated from the coding sequence ATGAAGATTAATACCGTAAAGTATTATTTCAAGGAAGGCATCCAGAGCATTATGAGAAATAAGATGATGAGCATTGCATCCATAAGTACTGTAATGGCATCATTGCTTATATTCGGAGTCTTCTTCATCACGTTGTACAATGTGAATTCAGTGGTCAAAGATGTCGAAGGCAGCGTTGAGATAAAGGTGTTTTTAAAGGATGATATTACGGACGAACAGAAAAGCGATATAGAAAGCCGCCTGAAATTATCAGAAGGCGTAAAAGAGGTAGAATTTGAATCTAAAAGGCAGGCCCTTGAGAATTTTAAAGAGCAATTGGGGGAAAAGGCTGATCTGGTAGCCGATATTGACCCTGAGGAGGTTATGCCAAACTCTTATATCATAAAAATGTATGGCCCCCAGTATGTTGACGGTGTTGTTGAAACCCTTAATTCTATGAGCGGAATTGATAAAATAAACGATGCCCGTTCCATAATGGACAGGCTGATTCAAATTACCAGCTTTATCAAGGTCCTGGGGTTAAGCCTGATGGGGATTCTTCTTATAGTAGCGGTGTTTTTAATTTCCAATACAATCAAATTGACGGTAATGGCCAGAAGAAGAGAAATAGGAATTATGAAATATATAGGAGCCACAGACTGGTTCATCAGATGGCCGTTTATAATAGAAGGAGTTTTCTTGGGTACATTCGGAGCCCTGTTTTCAGCCATAATACTGGGCTACGGATATTTTGTAGCTGTGGATGCAACTATATCAAGATTTGCAATTATTCAGCTTGTAGACCCTTTTGAAATAGTACCTTACCTGGCAGTAATGTTCATATCCGTCGGTGTGGTATTAGGGTCCATAGGCAGTATAATATCCCTCCGCAGATTTTTAAAAGTTTAG